In the Synergistaceae bacterium genome, TATCAAGAATTGGACGGAGCGGACGCTGCTTGCAAGGAGGAAACACTTCGGATGTTGCCCCTGGATTACCAGGTATACAACCTCAATTGGGACGGGAGTTCGTTCAATGTCATTTGCGAATTCACGTTCGACTCCGAAACGCGAGGTCACGGCTATTTTTACCAAGCGGAGATTCCCACCTCAGAGGCTTCCCATGGCGAGAAGGAGAAAGAGAAGGAGGAAAGCACGCTGAATGGGGCAATCTGCGGAGACGAGAAGGAGAAGGAGAAAAGCACAATGAAATGCGCAATTTGTGAAGACGAAATCAAGGGTAGGGGCAAGAAACTGGCGGATGGCAACACGGTATGCAAGGACTGCTACGAAAGTTCGGCGGTAATAGTTACCTGCGATGATTGTGGCAAAGAGGTACTTGCCACGAGCGCGGTGAAAGAATGCGGTTTCCTCTACTGCCGAGACTGCCACGCTAAGAGTATCCAAGAAGAACACGAATGGCCGTCCTGGGTAGCGTGGCAAGAGTGGTGCGAGGCAGACGGCGAAACGCCAAACTTCGAGAAAGGGAGATCGAAGAAGCGAGGAAGGCCAGGAGGAAGGCAGCCGCTTAGGCTGCCTCCACCACAGGAGGCGCGCCATGACAATCAAGGAAGCGACGAAGAGGATCGAGGAACTGGAGGCGGAACTGAAGCGGGTGAACGATCACAGAGATCAGCTTCGGGACATCGCGAAAAGGTACATCGGGGCAAATCAGAGGCTCCGATACGAACGAGACTGGGAGATTGAGAAGCACGAGCGGGTGACGGCGATCATCGCCGAGATGAACGGATGAGACGCAAAATGACGGGCGGAGAACACACCGCCGCTTATGCGGGATACGCGGGTTACAACCCCCGAAAAAATCTAAGGAAGTAACGAAATGCTAATCAAATTCAATCTTTCTCCTTGCGGAAGCGGACTGTTACAACCAAGACATGAGATGCGGGGCTTCGGTCCCGCTTATTTTAGGAGGAGGAACACGCGAATGCTAAGGGTTGAATCAAATATCTGAGCGGGCGAATACAGTTATAACAATGGATCCTCCCCTAAAAACGTTGGCGCCCTTGTGGGCATTAACAGAGGAAACATAAGTCTCACACCGATTTTTCTTTTCATCGGAGACGGGAAAGGGTTTCGAGATCTTACAGACAATGGAGAGATCTTAACGGCGATGGTCGAAAAACTAAACGAAGTGTTAAAGGCAAATGCTGGGTTCTTCTCAGGAGGAGGTATTGCTCGCGGTCAGTCCGCTGAGCCCGATATTTCCCTAGAGCCCAAAAATTGTGGCACGCAGTCAAAAAAATCATGTCGCAAAAAAGACGCTTGAGCGACGGGGCGGTTGCAGGGAAGATTACGTGACACGTCATTTAGGCCAGGCGTGAACGTTTCAGAAAGAATTTTCCGACTCATAAAAAGGCGTGGGGGGCATCGAACGCCCCCGTAAAAAACACTTTAGTTTGGTAAACGATGATGTAACCGTACCTAAAACCGTACATATGGAAAAAAAGTATTTTTGTACATGCATTTATACAAACTTCTTTCGAGAACTTTTCGACTTCGCGATAGCGGGTCGGTTCCGGCACGGCGGGCAATGTTCTGGCGGGAACGATCACGATCATGCGCGACATTGTGGTGGATGTTCATGGCAGTCGCATAACCGTCTCCGTAACGAACCATGCTCCGGCCAGCGGCGGCGCGGAGGCTGAAAGTGCGGAACATATACGTTCCTGGGCTCCGCGATATTTTGAGACGCAGGAACGCTGTGTGACGCAAAATGATTACGAGACGACTGCAATGATGTTCAGGGACGAAAACATCGGAGCAATAGCTAAGGCGCGTGCCGTTGTGCACGAGCGCAGTGGCGAGGCGAATGTTATTCGTTACTATGTTCTTGCCTACGCTGAAGACTCGAATAAACTCGCTCTGGCCTCGGAATCTCTCAAGAATGCCCTGTTGGGCTACATCAATCAGAGAAAGATGCTCACAGATTATGTGGAAATTTAAGACGGAACATGGCGACTGATTGATGTAGAGGGAACGTCCCGCATAACATCAGGGTTCAGCGTCAGTGCGGTAATCGAGCGGGTAAAATCGGCTCTTAGGTCTCTTATGAACGCCGAAAGCACACAAATGGGCGGTAAACTGCGAATTTCAGACGTTTACGCTGCGATTGACAACACGGAGGGCGTCGAAAGCGTAGAACTCCAGACCCCGACAAACACCATCATCGCCGAACCGAACGAAGCGCTGCTGTTCGGGAATATGGAATTTATGATAGAGGGGAGCGTGAGCAATGGGACAAATCATTGACCTGATCCCCTCTCTTTATCACGGCACGGAAAACGAGCTTACCGGGTTTGTTGAGCAGACGGAACCTGAAATAGAGCGGATACAAGAAAAGATAAAGGGAATAACGGCGTTGATCAACGTTGACCGTTGCCCCGACAAGTTCTTGCCCTACCTTGCAGCTCTGACGAATGTGCCAATTATCGGGGAAAATCCTACAACGTGGCGCAAACAAATACGAAATTGGCCGTATTTGCTCAAGCATAAGGGCACGGCGTGGGGCTTTAACATCTTCCTAGATTCTCTGGGGATATCGGAGTCGAGCGTGCTGGCGCAACTCAGCGGGTGATTATGTGGAGGAAAAACCAGAGGGCGAACCGTATTTTGACCCGCTCACCGGCCTGTGGCGCAACTTGAGAACACATTATTTCGGGCTTGAACTCTTCTGGAACCTAACGACTATGCCTTGGTATGACTGGATCCAGAACCTCTGGGAGAGAATCACGCCATGGATGGAACGCGCAAAGCCTTTTCACTCCGAGCTTTTGAACGT is a window encoding:
- a CDS encoding phage tail protein, which codes for MGQIIDLIPSLYHGTENELTGFVEQTEPEIERIQEKIKGITALINVDRCPDKFLPYLAALTNVPIIGENPTTWRKQIRNWPYLLKHKGTAWGFNIFLDSLGISESSVLAQLSG